From the Bos taurus isolate L1 Dominette 01449 registration number 42190680 breed Hereford chromosome 22, ARS-UCD2.0, whole genome shotgun sequence genome, one window contains:
- the C22H3orf18 gene encoding uncharacterized protein C3orf18 homolog isoform X1, with protein sequence MDSRIPSARGWISSRPPTSESDLEPATDGPASETTTLSPEATSFNDTRIPDVAGGTTGVGTMLLSFGIITVIGLTVAMAGEATPPAHAYVQLRPHGGARRTGAGAAGARAGRCLCAGRRCWAGHAGQDHAPLSGPSAEAQSAGVHRCGQCHPRMSSPGMSLDV encoded by the exons ATGGACTCCAGGATCCCATCTGCTAGGGGCTGGATCAGCAGCCGCCCTCCCACCTCTGAGTCTGACCTAGAGCCTGCCACAGATGGGCCAGCTTCCGAGACCACCACCCTCAGCCCAGAAGCCACCAGCTTTAATGACACCAGAATCCCTGATGTGGCTGGTGGCACCACTGGTGTGGGCACAATGCTTCTGTCTTTCGGGATCATCACCGTCATCGGCCTGACTGTGGCCATG gctggaGAAGCTACGCCACCAGCTCATGCCTATGTACAACTTCGACCCCACGGAGGAGCAAGACGAACTGGAGCAGGAGCTGCTGGAGCACGGGCGGGACGCTGCCTCTGTGCAGGCCGCCGCTGCTGGGCAGGCCATGCAGGGCAAG ACCACGCTCCCCTCTCAGGGCCCAGTGCAGAGGCCCAGTCGGCTGGTGTTCACCGATGTGGCCAATGCCATCCACGCATGAGTAGCCCAGGGATGAGCCTGGACGTCTGA
- the C22H3orf18 gene encoding uncharacterized protein C3orf18 homolog, whose amino-acid sequence MDSRIPSARGWISSRPPTSESDLEPATDGPASETTTLSPEATSFNDTRIPDVAGGTTGVGTMLLSFGIITVIGLTVAMVLYIRKKKRLEKLRHQLMPMYNFDPTEEQDELEQELLEHGRDAASVQAAAAGQAMQGKTTLPSQGPVQRPSRLVFTDVANAIHA is encoded by the exons ATGGACTCCAGGATCCCATCTGCTAGGGGCTGGATCAGCAGCCGCCCTCCCACCTCTGAGTCTGACCTAGAGCCTGCCACAGATGGGCCAGCTTCCGAGACCACCACCCTCAGCCCAGAAGCCACCAGCTTTAATGACACCAGAATCCCTGATGTGGCTGGTGGCACCACTGGTGTGGGCACAATGCTTCTGTCTTTCGGGATCATCACCGTCATCGGCCTGACTGTGGCCATG GTTTTGTACATCAGGAAGAAGAAGAG gctggaGAAGCTACGCCACCAGCTCATGCCTATGTACAACTTCGACCCCACGGAGGAGCAAGACGAACTGGAGCAGGAGCTGCTGGAGCACGGGCGGGACGCTGCCTCTGTGCAGGCCGCCGCTGCTGGGCAGGCCATGCAGGGCAAG ACCACGCTCCCCTCTCAGGGCCCAGTGCAGAGGCCCAGTCGGCTGGTGTTCACCGATGTGGCCAATGCCATCCACGCATGA